A part of candidate division Zixibacteria bacterium HGW-Zixibacteria-1 genomic DNA contains:
- a CDS encoding flavodoxin, with translation MTKIGLFYGSNTGHTEEVAGKLSEYLRDAGYDVEMHNVAGTDSNDMIKYDMLIMAASTWKDGELPEDWKTAYNEYANFDFSGKRVAFVGLGDQANYPQNFADAVGKLARPVDTNGGRIFGRWPTRGYDFESSRAVKEDHFYGLILDEDNEDDLTDERIREWTALLSSELQGGEYSVSGEMVDDTAELNDGDDMEPDNNDDDIK, from the coding sequence ATGACAAAAATTGGATTGTTCTATGGAAGCAATACCGGCCACACGGAGGAAGTCGCCGGTAAGCTTAGCGAGTACCTTCGGGATGCCGGTTATGATGTGGAGATGCACAATGTCGCCGGTACCGATTCCAATGACATGATAAAATATGACATGCTGATTATGGCGGCCTCGACCTGGAAGGACGGTGAGCTTCCCGAGGATTGGAAAACTGCCTATAACGAGTATGCCAATTTTGATTTTTCGGGAAAGCGGGTGGCCTTTGTCGGACTTGGCGATCAGGCCAATTATCCGCAGAATTTTGCCGATGCCGTCGGTAAGTTGGCGCGACCGGTGGATACCAATGGCGGGCGTATCTTCGGCCGGTGGCCGACAAGAGGATATGATTTCGAGTCTTCCCGCGCCGTCAAAGAGGATCATTTTTACGGATTGATTCTTGATGAAGATAACGAAGATGACCTGACGGACGAAAGAATTCGGGAGTGGACGGCACTCTTGAGCAGTGAACTTCAGGGCGGGGAATATTCGGTAAGCGGGGAAATGGTAGATGACACCGCCGAGCTGAACGACGGCGATGACATGGAACCCGACAACAACGACGATGATATAAAATAA
- a CDS encoding flavodoxin — protein sequence MSKIGIFYGSTTTNTIGVVATLTDELSKAGFQVDRYDVADGNLKSMNDYNLLILATPTWSGGELQDDWKHVFEQFESLDFTGKRVALLGIGDQLNYPDHFADAIAELADCVYLGGGQIVGRWPTDGYKFRHSAAVEDDLFIGLVVDQYSEKELTAGRIRKWTGMLRQEFAGL from the coding sequence ATGTCAAAAATAGGCATTTTTTATGGCAGTACCACCACCAATACGATCGGGGTGGTGGCAACCCTGACTGACGAATTGAGCAAGGCAGGGTTCCAAGTTGACCGCTACGACGTCGCCGACGGCAACCTGAAGTCGATGAATGACTACAACTTACTTATTCTGGCTACACCCACCTGGAGCGGCGGGGAATTGCAGGATGACTGGAAACACGTCTTTGAACAGTTCGAGTCGCTTGATTTTACCGGCAAGCGGGTGGCGCTGCTGGGTATCGGCGACCAGTTGAATTACCCTGATCATTTTGCCGATGCCATCGCCGAACTGGCTGACTGCGTGTATCTTGGAGGCGGGCAGATTGTCGGCCGCTGGCCGACCGACGGCTATAAATTCCGACATTCGGCGGCGGTTGAGGATGATCTTTTTATCGGGCTGGTGGTCGATCAGTACAGCGAGAAAGAACTTACGGCCGGGCGAATCAGGAAATGGACCGGGATGCTTCGGCAGGAATTCGCCGGGCTCTGA
- a CDS encoding alpha-amylase encodes MSGEVKSVKELDFIPPESIHPSPADWRDQFIYFLMVDRFDNNQDNIPAYDPAATPQNRRAESGRNFQGGNLKGVMRRLDYIKNLGCTAIWLSPIFKNRREDDFTYHGYGIQDFLEVDPRFGTFADLRNLVRKAHRKGMYVILDIIINHTGDNWSYPEGVDALYRTEPYPFGKWREADPAPGFQMDDAVWPEELQAPHCYKRRGRIRDFASASHDEAVNGDFCDLKELDIKNNTVLDTIIKAYKYWIGAADIDGFRVDTVKHMESSETAIFCNAVREYARRIGKTNFFIYGEVVGDDAVLQKYIGRNSRIDGTDERFPSLDACLDFPLYFILEEVIKGFQYFADLYNRYERFKTFYADHGASGQYFVTFVDNHDQMSRPHRRFMHNNPNTRQAVLAISYLLMSQGVPCIYYGTEQGFDGGGDNDRYVRECMFGGEWGAFETTGVHFFNSNHEIYRGIVWIAKVRAEHAALRYGRQYFREISADGISFGFPIKGNCTLAFSRILDTDEILVALNLDASPRNDCITVDSNLTPPGSEMTDLLNGGAPIAVRQAGGRAYVRVPLDGHGAAILMRKPA; translated from the coding sequence ATGTCTGGTGAGGTTAAGTCTGTAAAGGAATTGGACTTTATACCGCCCGAGTCGATCCACCCATCGCCCGCCGACTGGCGGGATCAGTTTATATATTTCCTGATGGTCGATCGCTTCGATAATAATCAGGATAATATCCCCGCATACGACCCGGCCGCGACTCCCCAAAATCGCCGGGCCGAATCGGGCCGGAATTTTCAGGGAGGAAATCTCAAGGGAGTAATGCGACGGCTGGATTATATTAAAAATCTTGGCTGCACGGCTATCTGGCTGAGCCCCATATTCAAAAACCGCCGCGAAGATGATTTCACATATCATGGTTACGGCATTCAGGATTTTTTGGAAGTGGATCCCAGATTCGGGACATTTGCGGATCTCAGGAACCTGGTCCGCAAGGCTCATCGAAAAGGGATGTATGTGATACTCGATATTATTATCAATCACACCGGCGATAACTGGTCCTATCCTGAAGGTGTCGATGCCCTGTATCGCACGGAGCCATATCCCTTCGGGAAATGGCGCGAAGCCGACCCGGCCCCCGGCTTCCAGATGGATGACGCAGTCTGGCCGGAGGAACTTCAGGCTCCCCATTGCTATAAAAGACGCGGGCGCATCCGGGATTTTGCCAGTGCAAGTCATGATGAAGCTGTCAACGGCGATTTCTGTGATCTCAAGGAGCTGGATATAAAAAATAACACCGTGCTGGATACAATAATAAAAGCCTACAAGTACTGGATCGGCGCCGCCGATATCGATGGTTTCCGGGTCGATACGGTCAAGCATATGGAAAGCAGCGAAACCGCCATATTCTGTAATGCCGTCCGGGAGTACGCCCGCCGAATCGGAAAGACGAATTTTTTCATTTACGGCGAAGTGGTCGGTGATGATGCCGTGCTGCAAAAATATATCGGCCGCAACAGCCGAATAGACGGCACCGACGAGCGGTTCCCGTCACTCGATGCCTGCCTTGATTTTCCGTTGTACTTTATCCTTGAGGAAGTCATCAAGGGCTTTCAGTACTTTGCGGATTTATATAACAGGTACGAGCGATTCAAGACATTCTATGCCGACCATGGCGCCTCGGGGCAGTATTTTGTCACCTTCGTGGATAACCATGATCAGATGTCGCGGCCGCATCGCCGCTTCATGCATAATAATCCGAATACCCGACAGGCCGTTCTGGCCATAAGTTATTTGCTGATGAGCCAGGGGGTGCCGTGCATTTATTACGGGACCGAGCAGGGCTTCGACGGCGGCGGCGACAATGACAGGTATGTCAGGGAGTGCATGTTCGGCGGCGAATGGGGCGCCTTTGAGACCACCGGCGTGCATTTCTTCAATTCCAACCATGAAATATACCGCGGCATAGTGTGGATTGCAAAGGTTCGTGCCGAGCATGCCGCGCTCCGATACGGGCGGCAGTACTTTCGCGAAATATCCGCCGATGGCATATCCTTTGGTTTTCCGATAAAGGGCAACTGCACCCTGGCCTTTTCCAGAATACTTGACACCGATGAAATCCTGGTGGCACTGAATCTTGATGCCTCACCGCGGAATGACTGTATTACGGTGGACAGCAACCTGACACCTCCGGGAAGCGAGATGACGGACCTTCTCAATGGCGGCGCGCCGATTGCCGTCAGACAGGCCGGCGGCCGGGCTTATGTCCGGGTTCCGCTCGACGGGCACGGGGCGGCGATTTTAATGCGCAAACCGGCTTAG
- a CDS encoding ferritin — MPITKKQLIALLNEDLEWEFAAAIQYVQHTAVITGPHYEGVIKELVIHSQEEMQHAVTLSQQIDYLGGVPTTKVQKIETSPASRTMLEQDLAGEQNAVSRYRERIKQAEELSLYGLRRMLEDILIMEEEHERDLQTALEL, encoded by the coding sequence ATGCCTATCACCAAGAAGCAATTGATTGCTCTTTTGAATGAAGATCTTGAGTGGGAGTTCGCGGCCGCAATTCAATATGTTCAGCATACCGCCGTTATAACCGGGCCGCATTATGAAGGCGTTATCAAGGAATTGGTAATTCACTCGCAGGAAGAAATGCAGCATGCGGTCACTTTGTCCCAACAGATCGATTACCTGGGCGGTGTGCCGACCACCAAAGTGCAGAAAATCGAAACCTCACCCGCAAGCAGAACCATGCTGGAACAAGACCTGGCCGGAGAACAAAATGCGGTTTCAAGATACCGCGAGCGAATCAAACAGGCCGAAGAGTTGAGTCTTTATGGTTTGCGCCGGATGCTGGAAGATATTCTGATAATGGAAGAGGAGCACGAGCGCGATCTCCAGACGGCGCTGGAACTATAA